One Saccharopolyspora erythraea NRRL 2338 genomic region harbors:
- a CDS encoding phenylacetate--CoA ligase family protein: MSEHIGGTDQASTAKADYERLRTGHLSAVHAALEDHTARLDWTREQIEHYRDQRLRALLTYAQQRSPFHAARTRGLDLSTATTADLARLPVMTKQDAQEQWDAIVTVPGLDRDQAERTLAEQTWFSYTPGGQQIFSSGGSTGVRGVYVWDWDLFVSLACLAWRTQAREERRAGGQRPALLAVLEAGEPPHASTPLFDVPSTAGMDTVVIPAGEPFDDVLEAVAAARPTHLVGYATVIGRLARAASTGALDIKPVRVSTNSEPLFDEDRKAIAEAWNVPVHNLWGSTEIGVQAVGCGHGEGLHVCEDEVVLERVDEHGTPVAPDEPAARTLATGLANHTFPFIRYDLGDEVTTLPGNCPCGSRFARLADIAGRRDDDFHYPACTVPASVFRHVLGTDPHIAEYQVHQTPAGAEILAVGSPDATALTDSVEAALRRHGLPDPRVSIRTVDHLARHEATGKLRRFIALH, encoded by the coding sequence ATGTCTGAGCACATCGGCGGCACTGACCAGGCCAGCACCGCGAAAGCGGACTACGAGCGACTGCGCACCGGCCACCTCAGCGCGGTGCACGCCGCACTCGAAGACCACACCGCACGCCTGGACTGGACACGGGAACAGATCGAGCACTACCGCGACCAGCGCCTGCGCGCCCTGCTCACCTACGCCCAGCAGCGCTCCCCGTTCCACGCGGCACGAACCCGCGGCCTGGACCTGTCCACGGCCACGACCGCAGACCTCGCTCGGCTTCCGGTGATGACCAAGCAGGACGCCCAGGAGCAGTGGGACGCCATAGTCACCGTTCCCGGCCTCGACCGTGACCAGGCCGAGCGCACCCTGGCCGAACAAACCTGGTTTTCCTACACCCCAGGCGGCCAGCAGATCTTCAGCTCCGGCGGATCGACCGGCGTGCGCGGTGTCTACGTGTGGGACTGGGACCTGTTCGTGTCCCTGGCCTGCCTCGCCTGGCGCACGCAGGCACGAGAAGAACGCCGCGCCGGTGGGCAGCGCCCGGCCCTGCTCGCCGTGCTGGAAGCCGGCGAGCCACCGCATGCCAGCACACCGTTGTTCGACGTACCGAGCACAGCAGGCATGGACACCGTCGTGATACCGGCCGGCGAGCCCTTCGACGACGTCCTCGAAGCGGTCGCCGCCGCCCGCCCCACCCACCTCGTCGGCTACGCCACCGTCATCGGACGACTCGCCCGCGCCGCCTCCACAGGCGCACTCGACATCAAGCCGGTCCGGGTCAGCACCAACTCCGAACCCCTCTTCGACGAAGACCGGAAGGCGATCGCTGAGGCCTGGAACGTGCCGGTCCACAACCTCTGGGGCTCCACCGAGATCGGTGTGCAGGCCGTCGGATGCGGCCACGGCGAGGGACTGCACGTCTGCGAGGACGAAGTCGTGCTCGAACGGGTCGACGAGCACGGCACACCGGTCGCCCCCGACGAGCCCGCCGCGCGGACGCTGGCCACCGGTCTGGCCAACCACACCTTCCCGTTCATCCGCTACGACCTCGGCGACGAAGTCACCACCCTGCCCGGCAACTGCCCGTGCGGCAGCCGGTTCGCACGCCTGGCCGACATCGCCGGACGACGCGACGACGACTTCCACTACCCGGCGTGCACGGTGCCCGCGAGCGTGTTCCGCCACGTCCTCGGCACCGATCCGCACATCGCCGAGTACCAGGTCCACCAGACCCCGGCCGGCGCCGAGATCCTCGCCGTCGGCTCACCCGACGCGACCGCGCTGACCGACTCGGTCGAAGCCGCACTGCGCCGCCACGGACTGCCCGACCCGCGGGTGAGCATCCGCACGGTCGACCACCTCGCACGCCACGAGGCGACCGGAAAGCTGCGGCGGTTCATCGCACTGCACTGA